A single window of Zootoca vivipara chromosome 17, rZooViv1.1, whole genome shotgun sequence DNA harbors:
- the ARL6IP4 gene encoding ADP-ribosylation factor-like protein 6-interacting protein 4, with protein MDRNKTGVLALRWLPSPPLPPIFLVAGIPLGHSAPSRCWTDLPPFAPGADGSWSPTTLGRPSGASGKGFSGGWEPRCLACFPRRTFHGNGRGADRKSPRKLSKQLLGGPRSVSGAAEAQPSHRNPTSAKTQPPHAAPCSSRWRGPDLAGPESMMAHSQARKRFRSRSRSDSQSRRDVEEKEKKRRKSSKESQGRIRSLSPASKRGSEPPRVQMGSASSKEVKKKKKEKEKKKKRRRGSSSSSSSSSETSSLSSGSSSSSDSSPDVSGNEESNRKRRKQSKKKLSKEKDKKQKRKRKRKTKKKAKNKSKGREKEGETKAEVVPGPSLDQWQKETLGDSGPALTDEQKSRIQAMKPMTKEEWDARQSVIRRVVDPETGRTRLIKGDGEVLEEIVTKERHKEINKHATRGDGLSFQARMGMLQ; from the exons atggaCAGAAATAAAACAGGGGTCCTCGCTCTTCGCTGGCTTCCTTCGCCTCCGCTTCCCCCGATTTTTTTGGTTGCAGGGATCCCCCTGGGCCACtcggcaccctccagatgttggactgacCTCCCACCATTCgcgcctggggctgatgggagctggagcccaacaacacttGGGCGGCCCAGCGGTGCTTCAGGTAAGGGGTTTTCGGGAGGCTGGGAACCAAGATGCTTGGCCTGTTTTCCCCGCCGGACATTTCATGGCAACGGACGAGGCGCAGACAGGAAGTCGCCGAGGAAACTATCGAAACAGTTGCTGGGGGGGCCCCGCTCGGTTTCCGGGGCTGCGGAGGCGCAGCCCAGTCATAGAAACCCAACCTCTGCAAAAACCCAACCTCCGCACGCCGCGCCGTGTTCATCTCGTTGGCGAGGCCCTGACCTGGCTGG ACCTGAGAGTATGATGGCTCACAGCCAGGCAAGGAAAAGGTTTCGGAGCAGGAGCCGAAGCGACTCCCAGAGCAGGCGAGatgtggaggagaaggagaagaaaaggaggaaaagcAGCAAAGAATCCCAGGGGAGGATAAGGAGTTTGTCTCCTGCCAGCAAAAGAGGATCTGAGCCCCCCCGGGTCCAGATGGGCTCAGCCTCCAGCAAAGAAG tgaaaaagaagaagaaagagaaggagaagaagaagaaaaggagaagaggcagcagcagcagcagctcctcttcctccgAGACCAGCTCCTTGTCTTCTGGATCGTCCTCCTCTTCTGATTCCTCTCCAGATGTGTCAGGCAACGAGGAATCCAACCGCAAAAGGAGGAAGCAGAGCAAGAAGAAGCTAAGCAAAGAGAAAGATAAAaagcaaaagaggaagaggaagaggaaaaccaagaagaaagcaaagaataaatcaaaggggagggagaaagagggagaaacaaAGGCAGAGGTAGTCCCTGGACCTTCCCTGGACCAGTGGCAGAAAGAGACGCTGGGAGACTCCGGGCCAG CCCTGACGGACGAGCAGAAATCCCGCATCCAAGCAATGAAGCCTATGACAAAAGAGGAATGGGACGCCAGGCAGAGTGTGATAAGGAGAGTCGTTGACCCTGAAACAGGAagaacaag GCTTATTAAAGGTGATGGCGAGGTCCTTGAGGAGATCGTTACTAAGGAGAGGCATAAAGAAATTAACAAG CACGCCACGCGGGGAGATGGCCTTTCCTTCCAGGCGAGGATGGGGATGCTGCAGTGA
- the OGFOD2 gene encoding 2-oxoglutarate and iron-dependent oxygenase domain-containing protein 2: MEPSSMGLRPGPFLACACFFTDNLFVPRYGLHLRYHGDPEQLRRDYGPVLRQRGCRSVEEFETVIQEVEKEVQRRKELEHRSRERKAIISQNYKPKHPQLYTLQESFLAPEFLETVRYCASKGADLQGLLDRVESISDKRIYRLPVFAKEFCQAFIEELENFEQSELPKGRPNSMNNYGVLLNELGLDETFITSLREKYLQPLTALLYPDCGGGCLDSHKAFVVKYALQEDLDLSSHYDNAEVTLNISLGKEFTEGNLYFAEFRKDTNPVPKYIEVEHVPLYGLFHRGGQIHGALPIASGERWNLIIWMRSSFVRNHLCPMCNREPELVQAEGFGDGFTRSSENVQPETVDVCSLT, from the exons ATGGAGCCCAGCAGTATGGGGCTGAGGCCAGGGCCGTTCCTAGCCTGCGCCTGCTTCTTCACCGACAACCTGTTCGTGCCGCGGTATGGGCTTCACCTCCGCTACCACGGGGATCCAGAGCAGCTGCGGAGGGATTATGGACCG GTATTAAGACAACGAGGCTGCAGAAGCGTGGAAGAATTTGAGACAGTAATCCAAGAG GTTGAAAAAGAAGTCCAGAGGAGAAAGGAATTAGAGCACCGCTCtagggaaaggaaagcaataattTCCCAGAACTACAAGCCAAAGCATCCACAACTGTATACTTTACAG GAATCATTTCTTGCACCAGAATTTTTAGAAACAGTCAGATACTGCGCATCCAAAGGTGCTGATCTTCAAGGCCTCTTGGACCGTGTGGAATCTATATCAG ATAAGAGAATCTACCGACTGCCAGTGTTTGCCAAGGAATTCTGTCAAGCTTTCATTGAGGAGCTAGAGAACTTTGAACAATCTGAGCTACCCAAAGGGAGGCCCAACTCTATGAATAATTATGGG GTTCTCTTAAACGAACTTGGGTTGGATGAAACTTTCATCACCTCTCTGCGTGAAAAATACCTACAGCCCCTCACAGCTTTGCTTTACCCGGACTGTGGGGGAGGCTGTTTGGACAGCCATAAGGCCTTTGTGGTGAAATACGCTTTGCAGGAAGACCTGGATTTGAGTTCCCACTACGACAATGCGGAAGTGACTCTCAACATTTCCCTGGGGAAAGAGTTCACCGAGGGCAACCTCTATTTCGCTGAATTCAGAAAG GACACCAACCCGGTGCCAAAGTACATCGAAGTTGAACATGTCCCCTTATATGGCTTGTTCCACCGGGGAGGACAAATTCACGGGGCGCTGCCTATCGCCTCTGGGGAGCGCTGGAACCTGATTATCTGGATGCGATCGTCCTTTGTCCGGAATCATCTTTGCCCCATGTGCAACAGAGAGCCTGAATTGGTGCAGGCAGAGGGATTTGGAGATGGCTTCACCAGGAGTTCTGAAAATGTACAGCCTGAGACTGTGGATGTGTGCTCCTTAACATAG